TGCACAAGGTAAACACGTGGGCTTGGTTGGGAGTTTGTGCCCCAGGACGTTTTCTATTAGACTATGTATTCCATAATGCAGTGCGGCGGGCGTACCCGAGCCCTGTCGCAGCGGGCGCAGCTCCCGGGCCTTAGCGGCGCAGGGGACGCCGCTGCACGGCCTTATGGGAGTTGCAGTGTCCCGAAGGGATGACTGACGCCTGCGCGGTGACAGTCGTCGCGCCCCCGCCGGTTCCCACGCGGCTTCTACTCGAGCCTCGAGAGTGCGAGTGCCCAGGCCTGAGTGTCGCTCCCGAGCGCGGAATCCTGGCTTTCTGTCGAGACTACCGGCCTGTGACGGGCAGCGCCGGGCTGATGTGAGAGTATTGACCTGCAGCCCCGCCGTCGAGCCGAAGACTGGGAGACAAAGGAATCCTTGCCTCGCGGGACGACTCCGGCTTCCCCCCTCAGGGCAGCCCCCAGCAGATCCAGCCACTAGTGAAGTCAAGGATGGACCCGAGACAGAAACACTGTGAAAGGGAAGAGCAGTAGAAAAGCCTAGTATGGGGACGCTCTACTCAAGTGATCCTCGGGCTTGGACCCTCCCCTTGGTCGTAGGCCTtgccccactccctccctggGAGGTAGGATGCTGGTGGAGAAAGAATGTAACAAATTTCCACCCTTTCCTGGAGGCATTTAAAGCTGTGTAAATCTCACAGGTCTCCATACACCGAATAGTGGAGTTCAGGATGTATAAACAGGAGAGGGTGGAGTAAACCAATCTTTCTCTTCCCAGATAATCTCATCTATTAAATTTCCTTGGTTacacaaaacatttaagaaaagcaTGGGAGAAGCTAGCTAAGATTTAAAATCTGGAGCAAGGGGACTCCCATCCCATTTGCCCTAAGTGGCCTAAAGACAAGCTAAGGCTGCGCTGTGGCTTAGGGCTGACTCCTTTCTGAGAGTGCAAAATCAGGTGCAGTCGAGGCTGCAGTTCCTCTGATAACGGGGTATCTACAATGCTTGTCCGATGGACAGCTCTCAACTTGACAACttcaagcatttatttatttttctattaaaatttttttcaagcattTATTTCTGTAATGAACAAATCTGACTCTTCTCCATTCCTGTTGCCTCAGATTAGACTATCTTTGACTTCAACTAAAGCAAAGTCTTTTTTATActaataattgtatttattttggggATAAGACATTCACATGGCTGAAAATTCAAGATACATAGGGTATAAAGTGAAGAGTACCTTTCACCTCTTGTCTCCAGCCTCCCAGACCACATCCACCCAGGCAGTTTTCTTGTTACAGGTCCAagatattttctgtatttatacacatgcaaatacatatatacccccgccccccgcttttgtttaaccttttggctgcgctgcgcatgtggaatctagttccccggccagggaatCTTTCCCCTTTTTAATTCAAACAGCAACTACACACACTGTCCTGCACCTTACTTCTTTTGAGTGTACCTTGGAGACTATTCCATTTCTCTATATAAAAACCTTCCTTATTCTTTGTTATGATTGCTTAGTATGTAATTATATGAATGTAGTATAATTAGCCCTTATTATTAATGGATATCCAGGtggtttccagtcttttgctattataaacaatgctgctataaataacTCTATCTAAGCTACTTCAAATGTGCAACTATATGGCTAGCATAAGTtcctagaagcagaattgctggaccAAAGTTTAGGTGCATCTGTGATTTTGATTGATAGGTAATCGTTTTTTAACTGATCTGGTTCTCTGCCTCTAATCTCTACCAGCTACCTTTCTAAAGCACAGAGCTGACCCTGTTGAACCTCTGCTTAATTTTGTTGATTGAGTGGTATGCTCAATATGtaaaaaaaacatgaattcaTCATGATCTTTATAGAGAGAAAGCCAGAAATTCAACAACTTCTCATTGTATGCCACTGGAAGTAACCAGTGATCAATCCTGAAAACTGgcaattaaaaggaaagaattaaacatttatcTTGCCTTTCCAGTATGAATTGTAATTCAGAATAGTAACTGGTGAGAGAGAGTTCTTTATAGAAGATTATCAGCTAGTACATATGGAATgatgtaattagaaaaaaaaatttaccatgttGCATCCTCTAATGAAATAATTCAGGCAACAATAAAAGTGGATGAAACCACTAAATGGAAGTTTGTTGGGAAACTTTAAAACACCTGGACCCATTCACCACTGAAAATGAATCAACCAACCTGATGGCAAGGCAGTATGAAACATACTCAACCTGGTTCCTGGCACAAGTCTATGTCATGAGAAAAGAAGGGGGGTTGGAGAGACTGCTTTTGATTACAAAAAATTTAAGACAGAATAACGACATGTAATATATGGatttgtttggatcctgattcaacagtaaaaagctgCTTTTGAGACAATCAAGGAAATTGGATTATGGACTGGACAATAAGGAAGAGTTTAATAAGTGTAATGACATGGTAAGCTTCCATATTTTTTAGAGACACACTGATGTTTGGAGGAGTAAAACGATataatgtctgggatttgctcTAATACAActtcagcaaggaaaaaaaagggaaacagcgTATGTGGCAAATCTTGATAATTACTACATTTGGTGATGGGGCTTCTTTGTATAGTTCACTGAACTTCTATGCTGCttgaaatttttcaataaaacacacacacacacacacacacacacacacacacgatgattctaacattttttttaggCTAACCACAATGGTTAGACTCTCACAATCTGGACCCAGTCCAACCTACGTTAGCAGCTGTATCATGGGGCTTCTTTGTATAGTTCACTGTACTTCTATGCTGCttgaaatttttcaataaaacacacacacacacacacacacacacacacacacacacactctggatgattctaacattttttttaggCTAACCACAGTGGTTAGACTCTCACAATCTGGACCCAATCCAACCTACGTTAGCAGCTGTATCACTAATTCTCCACATAAGCCGCGGTTCTAGCTTTACCACACTACCTGACACTTTGAAATTAGCCAGTCATTTTAAGGCCTATTCTGTAGTCTAAGTTATTTCCTCTGTTGCTCTGCGTTCTCATTCTTTTCCAACTGGGAAACTTCTTATCCTTCAAGGACTAGGTCAGATGTTACCTGTGAAGTCTTCTCCAAACTCACTAGATCTCCTGGCAACATCCTGGGTTGCTTCCAGTGAACTCTGTTCATACTACTAGTAGAATGTATCTCATACTGTAGATATCATCTGTCTTCCTCCGTCATGATGAGTACTCCTTAATGGCAGATAGCGTAAAAATTACAGGCACAGTCTCTAGATCCAGAATGCCGGAGATCACATGCCGGTTTAGTTagtgttaccttgggcaagtaacttaacctctctgtgccctagTTATCTCATCTATAAAGTCGCACTTCATAGAGTGGTATTAATCTTCCTAAATGGATAAGGAAGGGACTACAACAGTTTATGACacacagtaaatactcaatactaaggatacaaaatattaatatattagtgTGTaactatttaatataaatatcaatatattggtttaacttaaatattaatgtaataataatactaaaatactAAGGATAGACTCTTATTTGTCCTTATTATACTTTTCCTCATATCtagctcagtgtctggcacatagatgctcaataaatggttgaTGACTTGGATAGTTTTTGGTCTCCATACTGACCTTCACTTTGGCCCCAAAGCACTGGCATGGAGGTTGGTAGCAGGTGCTAAGAGGGGCTGGAGAGTCTGGACTCCTAACCTAAGCGGTGGCGATGctaaaagagataaaaggcagCAGAGTTGCTAAGTGTAGGGAGTATGTCATTTATTGACCCTGTGTTCCCCCACTCACTGGTCACTACTCTTGACTCGCAGCACAACAGGTACAGAACTACAAGGGATCATGCCCAGCTCCGTGATCACCAGATCCACCAGTTCTGGGGGGGTCACATCATAGACCAGATTCAACAACCGTAGGGACGAGTGGTTCTGCCAGTCAGCCAGGGCCACACGTTCTCCTCGCTCACACAGCAGATCGTCAGGGTCATCTGCAATGGGAGGTGTACCCTtttatgtacttaaaaaaaataagctgtgggcttcccttgtgacacagtggttaagaatccacctgcccaatgcaggggacacaggttcgagccctggtccgggaagatcccacatgctgcagagcaactaagcccgtgcgctacaactactgcacctgcgctctagagcccgtgagccacaactactgaagtctgcacacctagagcccgtgtccgcagtgagaagcccacgcaccgcaatgaagagtaacccccactcgccgcaactagagaaagcccgcgcacagcaacgaagacccaacgcagccaaaaataaataaataaaataaatttataaaagaaataaaaataaaaaataagttgtaCTTCAACCTCCCCTCACCCTCCCAAATCTTCTCAGGTCCCTGGAAgcttctctcctgccctcctgggcCTCCTTACCTAGCTCATTAGAGACAAAGGCATCAGTCTGCACACGCTCACAAAACTTGTATGTTTCACAGCAGACCAGCACTGGCACATTATGGGCCCGTGCCACCAGGGCCAGCTGTGCTGTCCCTACCCGTGACATCACAGACCCGTTGGCCAGGAGTGCATGAGCTCCCAACAGCACCTTAGAAACCTATTTTGGAGagtagagaggaggaaaaaaaatgtcatgtgtGACCAATGCAGAATAAGGTTCCCAGCTCTTACCCAGGACAGCAATATTAAGGCAATGGGTAACAAATCTTAATAAAGGCTCTTGGAAAACACCTGACCATTGACTCACCACACCACCCACAGGAAAACTAAACTCTTTTGCCCTGTTCCCTCTCAGCAGCTACTAGTTTTACATAAGGTTCTTGCAATAGCTAGACATGCTGTGTAACATGCTGTAGATGCTTCTCCTACTAAATATAAACACAGCTGTATAATTCTAGTATTTCTAGACAATTGCAATGTTGGGAAGGCGAGACTATGTCTATAATACTATACCCTTTTACTCCAACTTTGGAGTTCTTTTCCTCTGCCCTCACCTCTGGGAGCACATAGGAAGCTGCAGGAATCAGCAGGTAGGAGGCAGGGACCCCAGCACGGACCAGAAAACGTAGCGTGTGCTTTCCCTCCAGCCGTGGCCGGCTGTCCACCACTACCACCCGAAACCGCCGGCCCTTAGCCCAAGCCTCCTGAAGAATTCGTGATACCAGAGATGAGCTGGAGTGAATGGAGAGGAGGATTCAGTTATAAATGTCACTGACTGATGGTCAGCTCATTCCTAAAGGGCAAAGGGGCAGTTCCTTCTTCAAATCATTTCACTCCCCAATTTTCTCAGTCATAGGGTCTGGCCCATACCATCCATATACCAGGATCACATCTCCATTACTGATCTTCTCATAAGCAAAGCGTGAGATTGCCTCAGCTGCAAGCACAATCTTCTCTTGCACATATCGATCGATGGCTGCTCGAAGTTCTGACTTGGCCTAAATGGAGCAAGATACTTATGGAACAAGAAATGAATACAACTTACCCTTTGATTATCATGCTGGATGCTTGAATATGCATATAATGAGAGGCCTAAAGGGGGCCCAGGTCAGACAGACCCACCACCTCCTTAACCCTTGACCAGGCAGACCAGAGAGTTGCCCCTTCTGGGAGCCCCGAACGTTTCCAGCTCTATCCCCCCGGTGCATGCCTTGCTCATTCCTCATACTCATCACCTCCTCTTCCCGCTTGGAGCTGCTCACACCCGTGATCTCCTTGTTAAGGAACTTGATGGCGTTGTACATGCTCGCTGACAGGGGACGGCACTGAGTCAGGAAGCTACAACAACAACACCTTGCATCTGTGCAACTCTTCACAGCTCACAAAGCTTtcacatttcaaaacatttttttaaagagaagacagagggcttccctggtggcgcagtggttgagaatctgcctgccaatgcaggggacacgggttcgagccctggtctgggaagatcccacaagccgcggaacaactaggcccatgagccacaactactgagcctgcgcgtctggagcctgtgctccacaacaagagaggctgcgacagtgagaggcccgcgcactgcgatgaagaatggcccccgctcactgcaactagagaaagccctcgcacagaaacgacacagccaaaaataaataaataaataaataaataaatttaaaaaaaaaaaaagagagaagacagaaaaatgaaaatagaggtAGAAGAGCAAGAAAAAGGATCCAAGAAAAGGATTGAGCAAGGTGGAGTGGGAGTGgatgtgctaaataaataaatttaaaaaaaaaaaagagagaagacagaaaaatgaaaatagaggtAGAAGAGCAAGAAAAAGGATCCAAGAAAAGGATTGAGCAAGGTGGAGTGGGAGTGGATGTGCAGTGGTCATCCTTACCTGAAGTAGGGCTTTAGTTTATTTACTAGGTCCCTTGACAGTTCTTCACTGGGAGGTGTGGTGTAATCCTGGATCACCTGTAGGGTACACAAATTGATCAGCAAAATGAGCCCCAACAAAAGTCTCTGGAAGGGGGATAGGGTAAGCTTCTGAGGAAAGTCTTCTGAGGGTGGAGTCATTCCCTCTTCCCCCCTGAGATGACTCTGGGTTCGAGAAGCTGAGGTATtgctggggaaggagaggctggATCATAAGAGGTAACAAGATGGGACATACCTGCTGCAAGGCACGAAGCAAGGCAATGCACCGGGCGTTGGAGCCACTGACCAGGCCCTGGGAGTACTGCAGGCCAAGTCGCACCATGGCTGGGTGGATCACAGAGGATGGGATGCTGATGGGATGGCGGTGTCACACTTTGCAAGGGAACTTGAGCACTTACCACCCACCTGCCCCTGATGAAAAGGAACCTCCTTCACTCGCACAGACACCCCCATTTCCTCTGAGTTCTGCCTTGTGTTCATGCTTCTTTCCACAGATTCAACCTCAAGTTTCCAGTCACTTTCAAAACAGAATTACTAAAACTCCTCATATGTAAAAGTTATGACAATTTCATAAGCTCCTACCTCATAAACTGGGTCAGAGAGTTTTGTCTGCTGtactggggcaggtgggagaaGAGACTGACTTTGGATCCATAATCCTTTCGTGTAGGAACCTTGACAAAACAGGGGAACAGGACCAAGGGCCCAGAGTTTAAAACTGTGGGATAATGCTGGGCAAGAAGAAGATGGTGAGCCAAATACCCATCCTTTTCCAGGGCCTCACTTTGCCCCAAGCACCTTTCCTCCCTCTATTCCATCTCCCTAGGCTCTTTCTGGCCACACACCAAACCCACTTCCTACCTGCTGTCGTTCTGGTTTTTTAACAAGCCTCCTCAGAAGCGTGGGGTCATCAACCTGACTATGCTCGGGTAGACGCTtcactcctagaagataacaatCGTGTTTTCAAGACACTGTAGGTGATAATGAGAAATCTGCTTTCAAGGCATAAGGGACATCAAGAAAGATTTGAGAGAgatagaaaaaaacaggaaaaaagagtagaaaaagaaacaggGGTAAGATGAGGTTAAGGAGAGAATTGTGAACTCTAGGAACCAAGGTGAAAATTGGGAGCTGTTTTACTGTGGGGAAGCCTGAGCTAACATAGGCATTTGAATCAACAGAGGTCTTGAAGTGAAGATACCTGAGGGGGTTTCTCCAGCTGTGCTGGGGCAGGCCTGAGGAGGTGGCCCTCCTTGGTCCCCTTTTCTTGCCTGCTTCAGGGCCCGCTCAGCCTCCTGCTTGGCCCGCCTTTCAGCTCGAAGTTCAGCCTTACTCCGACCTGCTGGAACCTTCTCCTTGGCACTGCCCAACTGACTGTCCAGTCCAGGCAGGTCTTTGGTCAGGCCTGCTAAAGGTAGAAGGAAGAGGTGCCCAAGCCCCAGGTAGGTAATAGCTATGCCCCAACCAAAGcttcttttcctgtttatctaaactttttcccttttcatttgttCAAACCAACTTTGTCCTGtctccccctcttctctcccaccACATCCCTTTACCGGCTCCACACCCCGGCCCTTTTAAGCCCCCGCACCTTGACACTGGGCTGCAGATACAGCAGAGCCAGTTTCTGGTTCtgcccccttttcctctttccgtTTCTTCTtctgctgtttcttttccttccgaAGCTGCAGCTTTTCTTCTTGGGtcatctccctcccccctgcctaaGACACAGACACAAAACATTGCTCTTCCCCAACAAttccaaaaatgaataaacactACTGGATACTTCTAGTCTCCCACAAGATCCCTAATCCTTCCTAAGTCTCAGCAGCTACCTGTTACGAGCTTAGAGCCCACAGGGATCGAAGTTTCTCCTGCAGGTCACAGTCACATTACCATTAGGGCTGAAAAAGCTCTGTAAAATCTCCTGGCTTTACCAAGAAATAAAGTGAAACGGGGATGAAGATTGGGTCGGAATGAAGTTGACAGGGCCTCCTGCGTACCGCCTGACAGGCGGCTAGGGAGGGCACCCGCACTTACCCCAGGCCGAGGAACAAGCTCCGCCTTCATCCCAGATCCCGAGTCTGCATCAGAAAACAGGGCACAAAGTGAACCAGAGAGGCTCCGGGAGGGTTTGCGGGGACACGTACTCGGCGCTGTTGGCTGCTGGGTCTGCATGACCACGGGTCCGCCACTAGGCGAGAGGTTAGCCGGGGATCATTGCGGGGGACGCAGTGCGCGGCAGGATCAAAGGgaaggggggcgggggaaggagggagcacgCACACCTCCCGGAGGAACAAGCCGGTACGCGGAACGGAGTGCGCCCGAGGCAGTGCGGACCAGAGTCCGGCGTGGCGCGGGAACCGAACGACAGGGCCCAGAGGTACTCAGGGCCCATCAGTAGCCGTCCGGCGCCTGTCCGCTCGCGTACCTGTTTGTGCGCTCGGCCCTTCACTCACCCTCACGAACAGCCACGGCCACGGCAGCCATCATCCTCCGTCCTAGGCTCCGCCCGCCTGGGTCACAGGGACTACAGCGCCCCTGGGCCGACAGCCTCGGCGCGCAGCCCCAACCGGACTACAAGCCCCGAAGTGCTCTGGGGCTCTGCCCCTGGCTACGGGTCGCGATAAGGGCCTTCTCAGCTTTGGGCTCCCAATCCCGGCTGTCGGCTCTTGCCCTTTAGACTACAGTTCCCAGGATGCCGGGGGTGCTGCGCCCCAGAGCGGACGTCCCCAGCCCTTCCCACCTCTGATCGGAGGTCTCCCCCCAAAATGGCGAGCGAGGCTGCGGGGACGCGCTGAGGAGCGGAGGCGAGCGTGCAAAGCCGCTGTGGCCCTCACAGTCCGGACCCGGCCGGGCCCTGCCGCAGGGAACATGCACTTTTCCATTCCTGAAACCGAGTCCCGCAGCGGGGACAGCGGCGGCTCCGCCTACGTGGTGAGGAGCGGCCGGAGCCCGGCCGGGCAGGGGCGGGGATAACGGGCCGGAGCCCTCTCCGAGCGGCCTCCGAAGTCTGGCCGCCACCTTTCGGGCCTGGTCACAGGCCGCCGAGTCCCGACGGCCTGGCTGGGAGCTTATATTACGTCTCAGATTCATCCAAAGGTCGCCCCAGCTCTTGTAGGTCCTTTGTTCGGCCGCATCGCCTCCCCCGGCCGGGCCGCGGCTACTCTTGTGGGCGTCCCTGGCCTCTTGGGGAGGAAGACTGCAGCCTGAGCGCCCGGGTTTCCCCCGACTGGCCCTTCTGCTTTGGGACCTGGCTCTGGGGAAAATCGACTGGCCACCTTTGAAAGATCTCGGCGCGTTGCTCAGGCGGAGCTGTGGCAGGCAACTTCCGGCCAGGGTTCTCAAGCCCCGCCAAAATGGCGAGCGAGGCGAGTGACCCTAAACAAGACCGCGACCCTAAACTGCTTGCCTGCTTTTGTGTCCTCAGGCCTATAACATTCACGTGAATGGAGTCCTGCACTGTCGGGTGCGCTACAGCCAACTCCTGGGGCTGCACGAGCAGGTGGGACTAGCACCCCTGCCTTGAGGCAGCTTCAAGCCCTTTTCTACACCTGGGCATCAGTGTCTCCATTTCCCTCCTCGTCGCTTTCCCGTAGGCTGTAGTTCCCCTTTAGTCACTGCCATAGGGAAGGATTTGGTGCCTTATCTTATCGTCTGACATTTCCGGGGAACACCCAGGAAGCTTAATGTCTGCCACTAACTGCTCTTGCCTATACTCACAtactccctcctttcttctctgttcccATCTTACACAGCCTGTACACTGCCTGTGCCTGTGCATGGAGGAAACGACAACCCTTCCCCCTAAGCTGCCAAAGCACTGTCCTTCTGTCATCTGAGCTGCAACTTGAAATTCTTTTCCCTGCTCATATTGATACAAACCATTCACCAGTTTGTCTGTGTTCCTTGACTCACCTGAGCGGGTGTAGCTCTTCCAGTTATCCTTATGTGTCTGTGATGTAATGATTTTCTGTTCTCCTCACCAGATTCTGAGCTCTGTATTTAACTCGGTACAGAGTTCTGGTTTTACTGATAACTAGTTGTGCAACCCTGAGCAAGCTACCTGATTTCTTTGGGCCTCAGCTTCTACAACTGAAAAATGGAGTCATtgatctgcaaagtccctttaaGTCCTAAAGTACTTTGTGAATATATTTAGCTATTACTTAACTGTTCACATAAACTTTCCTTACAAAGCCCTTTGCTTCCT
The sequence above is a segment of the Physeter macrocephalus isolate SW-GA chromosome 12, ASM283717v5, whole genome shotgun sequence genome. Coding sequences within it:
- the EIF2B4 gene encoding translation initiation factor eIF2B subunit delta isoform X3, which translates into the protein MMAAVAVAVREDSGSGMKAELVPRPGAGGREMTQEEKLQLRKEKKQQKKKRKEEKGAEPETGSAVSAAQCQAGLTKDLPGLDSQLGSAKEKVPAGRSKAELRAERRAKQEAERALKQARKGDQGGPPPQACPSTAGETPSGVKRLPEHSQVDDPTLLRRLVKKPERQQVPTRKDYGSKVSLFSHLPQYSRQNSLTQFMSIPSSVIHPAMVRLGLQYSQGLVSGSNARCIALLRALQQVIQDYTTPPSEELSRDLVNKLKPYFSFLTQCRPLSASMYNAIKFLNKEITGVSSSKREEEAKSELRAAIDRYVQEKIVLAAEAISRFAYEKISNGDVILVYGCSSLVSRILQEAWAKGRRFRVVVVDSRPRLEGKHTLRFLVRAGVPASYLLIPAASYVLPEVSKVLLGAHALLANGSVMSRVGTAQLALVARAHNVPVLVCCETYKFCERVQTDAFVSNELDDPDDLLCERGERVALADWQNHSSLRLLNLVYDVTPPELVDLVITELGMIPCSSVPVVLRVKSSDQ
- the EIF2B4 gene encoding translation initiation factor eIF2B subunit delta isoform X4, whose product is MMAAVAVAVREDSGSGMKAELVPRPGAGGREMTQEEKLQLRKEKKQQKKKRKEEKGAEPETGSAVSAAQCQGLTKDLPGLDSQLGSAKEKVPAGRSKAELRAERRAKQEAERALKQARKGDQGGPPPQACPSTAGETPSGVKRLPEHSQVDDPTLLRRLVKKPERQQVPTRKDYGSKVSLFSHLPQYSRQNSLTQFMSIPSSVIHPAMVRLGLQYSQGLVSGSNARCIALLRALQQVIQDYTTPPSEELSRDLVNKLKPYFSFLTQCRPLSASMYNAIKFLNKEITGVSSSKREEEAKSELRAAIDRYVQEKIVLAAEAISRFAYEKISNGDVILVYGCSSLVSRILQEAWAKGRRFRVVVVDSRPRLEGKHTLRFLVRAGVPASYLLIPAASYVLPEVSKVLLGAHALLANGSVMSRVGTAQLALVARAHNVPVLVCCETYKFCERVQTDAFVSNELDDPDDLLCERGERVALADWQNHSSLRLLNLVYDVTPPELVDLVITELGMIPCSSVPVVLRVKSSDQ
- the EIF2B4 gene encoding translation initiation factor eIF2B subunit delta isoform X5; this translates as MKAELVPRPGAGGREMTQEEKLQLRKEKKQQKKKRKEEKGAEPETGSAVSAAQCQAGLTKDLPGLDSQLGSAKEKVPAGRSKAELRAERRAKQEAERALKQARKGDQGGPPPQACPSTAGETPSGVKRLPEHSQVDDPTLLRRLVKKPERQQVPTRKDYGSKVSLFSHLPQYSRQNSLTQFMSIPSSVIHPAMVRLGLQYSQGLVSGSNARCIALLRALQQVIQDYTTPPSEELSRDLVNKLKPYFSFLTQCRPLSASMYNAIKFLNKEITGVSSSKREEEAKSELRAAIDRYVQEKIVLAAEAISRFAYEKISNGDVILVYGCSSLVSRILQEAWAKGRRFRVVVVDSRPRLEGKHTLRFLVRAGVPASYLLIPAASYVLPEVSKVLLGAHALLANGSVMSRVGTAQLALVARAHNVPVLVCCETYKFCERVQTDAFVSNELDDPDDLLCERGERVALADWQNHSSLRLLNLVYDVTPPELVDLVITELGMIPCSSVPVVLRVKSSDQ
- the EIF2B4 gene encoding translation initiation factor eIF2B subunit delta isoform X1 translates to MQTQQPTAPSTCPRKPSRSLSGSLCALFSDADSGSGMKAELVPRPGAGGREMTQEEKLQLRKEKKQQKKKRKEEKGAEPETGSAVSAAQCQAGLTKDLPGLDSQLGSAKEKVPAGRSKAELRAERRAKQEAERALKQARKGDQGGPPPQACPSTAGETPSGVKRLPEHSQVDDPTLLRRLVKKPERQQVPTRKDYGSKVSLFSHLPQYSRQNSLTQFMSIPSSVIHPAMVRLGLQYSQGLVSGSNARCIALLRALQQVIQDYTTPPSEELSRDLVNKLKPYFSFLTQCRPLSASMYNAIKFLNKEITGVSSSKREEEAKSELRAAIDRYVQEKIVLAAEAISRFAYEKISNGDVILVYGCSSLVSRILQEAWAKGRRFRVVVVDSRPRLEGKHTLRFLVRAGVPASYLLIPAASYVLPEVSKVLLGAHALLANGSVMSRVGTAQLALVARAHNVPVLVCCETYKFCERVQTDAFVSNELDDPDDLLCERGERVALADWQNHSSLRLLNLVYDVTPPELVDLVITELGMIPCSSVPVVLRVKSSDQ
- the EIF2B4 gene encoding translation initiation factor eIF2B subunit delta isoform X2; amino-acid sequence: MQTQQPTAPSTCPRKPSRSLSGSLCALFSDADSGSGMKAELVPRPGAGGREMTQEEKLQLRKEKKQQKKKRKEEKGAEPETGSAVSAAQCQGLTKDLPGLDSQLGSAKEKVPAGRSKAELRAERRAKQEAERALKQARKGDQGGPPPQACPSTAGETPSGVKRLPEHSQVDDPTLLRRLVKKPERQQVPTRKDYGSKVSLFSHLPQYSRQNSLTQFMSIPSSVIHPAMVRLGLQYSQGLVSGSNARCIALLRALQQVIQDYTTPPSEELSRDLVNKLKPYFSFLTQCRPLSASMYNAIKFLNKEITGVSSSKREEEAKSELRAAIDRYVQEKIVLAAEAISRFAYEKISNGDVILVYGCSSLVSRILQEAWAKGRRFRVVVVDSRPRLEGKHTLRFLVRAGVPASYLLIPAASYVLPEVSKVLLGAHALLANGSVMSRVGTAQLALVARAHNVPVLVCCETYKFCERVQTDAFVSNELDDPDDLLCERGERVALADWQNHSSLRLLNLVYDVTPPELVDLVITELGMIPCSSVPVVLRVKSSDQ